TTTTTCATATTTTGTATATGAATTATTGAAAAAGGCATTTCTCTGACAAGAAGATATAATTTTTTTCTTTCTTTTAATGCAACATCTGCAACCCTTTGTATGAGATTAGAGCTTACACCATTTGCAATGGCAGATAATGTATCCATAGAACAGGGAGCTATTATAACTCCCTCTGTTTTTACTATATTTGAACCACTTGCAAGTGGAGAAGCTATATCCTTATTATCAAAAATTTTTACATTTTCATTTAAACTTTTTATAAAATCAGATTTTTTTACATTATTTTCTTTTTCCATAACGGTATAACCGGCCTGCGAAACAATAAGATAGACTTTATTGTTTTTGGAAAGCTCTTCTACTAATCTTTTTCCATATATAAAACCACTTGCTCCGGTTATACCTACAACAAATTTTTTCATCGTAATGATTTTTCTGCCAATAACTCCTCTTCTGATACTTCTTGCATAAGATATACTTTATCTCCTTCTCTTACTTTATCTATTGTTTTTAAGCCTATTACCATTCCCCTTTCAGTTTCTGTAATATCTTTTCTATCAATCTGCATTGATTCTACTTTTTGTCTTACTACTCCGGTAGTTTTTCCTATAATATGTATTGTATCACCAATTTTAATCGGATGATTTATTATTCTTACTTCTGCTACAGATATTTTTGGATAATATTTTATAACTTCTCCTACATATAATTTTTTCTCTTTTGCAATAGATTTATTTAAGCCAAATAACCCTTCTCCGAAATAAAATCCACTATCCCATTCTCTATGATATGCCCTTTCTAATAAATCCCATAAATCTTGATAACCTTTTGTGCTCCATTCTCCGTTTAATATTCTATCTCTTGCTTCTCTGTAAGCATAAGTTACAAGATATGCATAATCAGGGTTTTTATTTCTGCCTTCTATTTTCCAGCTATCTGCCCACATTAATCTATCTATAAAATTGAGTGTAACTAAATCTCTTGCAGATAAAACATAATCTGAACCGAGTATAAAATCTGTTCCGGTATTTTTTGATGTTATTTTTACTTCAAATTCATGTCTGCATACTTGATAACATTCTCCTCTGTTTCCGGAAGTTTCAAAAACATCGTGACTTAAAAAACATCTTCCGGATACTGCCATACACATTGCTCCATGGACAAATATTTCTATTTCAAGATTTGTTTTTTCTTTAAGGTCTAATAATCCTTGCAGTTTAACTTCCCTTGCAGGAACTATTCTTTTTACTCCAAGAGATTCATAAAATTTTGCTGCCTGTGAGTTTGATACAGAAGCCATTGTAGAAAGATGAGTTGTTATACCTCTTTGAATGGCTCCGGATAATACAGCCATATCCCAACCGATTACTGCATCTACTCCTATCTCTTTAAGCTGGTCTAAGGTTTCATTTATAAATGGCAAATCATCTTCAAAAACTATTGAGTTTAAAACTATATACTGTTTTATTCCTTTATCTTGTGTAATTTTTCTAATCTCTTTTACATCATTTATATCAAATTCAGATTTTAAGGCTCTCTGATTTAATTTTCCACAGCCCATATATATAGCATCTGCCCCTGCCTTTATTACAGCAGCAAGCCCTTCATAATGTCCAACAGGTGCAAGTATTTCAGGTTTATTCATAACATTACCTCCGGTTATTAATAATAACAAATTATGACATAAATCAATAAAAGAAAAGATGTTTTTTGTCATCTAATTTTTTATTTAAAAAATCAAACACTGTTTTATT
This region of Venenivibrio stagnispumantis genomic DNA includes:
- a CDS encoding U32 family peptidase, with amino-acid sequence MNKPEILAPVGHYEGLAAVIKAGADAIYMGCGKLNQRALKSEFDINDVKEIRKITQDKGIKQYIVLNSIVFEDDLPFINETLDQLKEIGVDAVIGWDMAVLSGAIQRGITTHLSTMASVSNSQAAKFYESLGVKRIVPAREVKLQGLLDLKEKTNLEIEIFVHGAMCMAVSGRCFLSHDVFETSGNRGECYQVCRHEFEVKITSKNTGTDFILGSDYVLSARDLVTLNFIDRLMWADSWKIEGRNKNPDYAYLVTYAYREARDRILNGEWSTKGYQDLWDLLERAYHREWDSGFYFGEGLFGLNKSIAKEKKLYVGEVIKYYPKISVAEVRIINHPIKIGDTIHIIGKTTGVVRQKVESMQIDRKDITETERGMVIGLKTIDKVREGDKVYLMQEVSEEELLAEKSLR
- a CDS encoding UbiX family flavin prenyltransferase; its protein translation is MKKFVVGITGASGFIYGKRLVEELSKNNKVYLIVSQAGYTVMEKENNVKKSDFIKSLNENVKIFDNKDIASPLASGSNIVKTEGVIIAPCSMDTLSAIANGVSSNLIQRVADVALKERKKLYLLVREMPFSIIHIQNMKKATEAGAIVASASPAFYHYPKTVDDMINFVVGKILDTFGVEHNLYKRWNNEAL